In Hyphomicrobiaceae bacterium, the following are encoded in one genomic region:
- a CDS encoding TIGR00730 family Rossman fold protein gives MNKQENIAKSQHISSVCVYCGSGKGLNSAYAIAARKLGKAFADNGIRLVYGGGSLGLMGEVAKAALGAGGKVTGIIPSFLGAREQMLHDVDELVVVDDMHSRKKLMFERSDAFVALPGGIGTLEELVEQLTWSQLGQHSKPIVVADIEGFWSPFLELLAHMKRETFIRTGLDVHFSVVDEAEKILPAILAATEIGNVRKDQAVVAKF, from the coding sequence GTGAACAAACAAGAGAACATTGCAAAAAGTCAGCATATTTCGTCGGTCTGCGTCTATTGCGGGTCGGGCAAAGGGCTCAATTCGGCCTATGCGATCGCGGCCCGCAAGCTGGGCAAGGCATTCGCCGATAACGGCATCCGCCTGGTCTACGGCGGCGGCAGCCTGGGCCTTATGGGCGAAGTTGCAAAAGCCGCACTCGGCGCGGGTGGCAAGGTGACGGGCATCATCCCGAGCTTCCTCGGTGCCAGGGAACAAATGCTGCACGATGTCGATGAACTGGTGGTGGTCGACGACATGCACTCGCGCAAGAAACTGATGTTTGAACGTTCGGACGCCTTCGTGGCTCTTCCCGGTGGCATCGGCACGCTGGAAGAACTCGTCGAGCAGCTCACCTGGTCGCAACTCGGCCAGCATTCCAAGCCTATCGTCGTCGCCGATATCGAGGGTTTCTGGTCACCATTTCTTGAGCTGCTTGCGCACATGAAACGCGAGACCTTCATTCGCACCGGCCTTGATGTGCATTTTTCGGTGGTCGACGAGGCGGAAAAGATCCTGCCGGCTATTCTAGCCGCCACTGAAATCGGCAACGTGCGCAAGGATCAGGCGGTGGTGGCGAAGTTTTGA
- a CDS encoding DUF6600 domain-containing protein, with the protein MNRHSARALLFATVLVNAAAGNLSTQNCAMAQDADQAGTSQNANTGKKSKASPKYEEYYEKVPADDNDPASGGSAVTGSGLDPEGDASPPPSAASSAPASAPATQPRTLGNHKSAAPAPVRRAEPKETDSAPAAEAAKTDETAPASDNEAKKAKSSANSEQDNGSANANAQSARGAPPPTETGLGEDVSDLSYFREVLTKGGAWRSHARYGEVFVPEVPDGWRPYTLGHWVYSDAYGWTWISDEVFGWATYHYGRWTREDANGWMWIPGGEWGPSWVVWRQTNDAIGWAALPPSATFVNDRLSLDANAIDNDGFVKSWAFVNPRYFARIQMTRFLRPVSWNSDLVDRSQPRLGYERDADTGHILNRGIPPDEVEKLAGLPVPRTTVTPVDDPRAIESARAHQLDIRKGEVKIYRPASKRVEQALKKPSGSKKRAEGGTASSKTSRAEEAKTTSASKSAAPQADKAAAQAGAEKSEQAASVKKKTEPSPTSSATATAKDKADEPKEASSAKSSEASGSATATGSIPASKRRWDASGPSGAPAPATSEQPSSGDP; encoded by the coding sequence ATGAACCGGCACAGCGCACGGGCGCTATTGTTCGCGACGGTATTAGTCAACGCGGCGGCGGGCAACTTATCCACACAAAATTGCGCGATGGCACAGGATGCCGATCAAGCCGGCACTTCCCAAAATGCAAACACCGGCAAGAAGTCCAAGGCCAGCCCCAAGTACGAGGAGTACTATGAGAAGGTACCGGCAGACGACAATGATCCAGCGAGCGGCGGATCGGCTGTAACAGGTTCGGGACTTGATCCGGAAGGCGATGCGTCGCCACCGCCGTCAGCCGCTTCTTCTGCTCCGGCCTCGGCACCAGCGACACAGCCCCGAACGCTCGGCAATCACAAGAGCGCAGCACCAGCTCCCGTTCGTCGCGCTGAGCCGAAAGAGACCGATTCCGCACCCGCCGCCGAAGCCGCGAAGACAGACGAGACTGCACCGGCCTCCGATAACGAGGCCAAAAAGGCCAAGAGTTCCGCCAACTCCGAGCAAGATAACGGCAGCGCGAATGCAAATGCACAAAGCGCACGCGGCGCCCCACCGCCGACCGAGACCGGATTGGGGGAGGACGTTTCCGACCTTTCCTATTTCCGCGAAGTTCTCACTAAAGGCGGTGCGTGGCGGTCCCATGCGCGTTACGGCGAAGTGTTCGTTCCTGAGGTTCCGGATGGCTGGCGGCCTTATACGCTCGGCCACTGGGTCTATTCGGACGCCTACGGCTGGACATGGATTTCCGACGAAGTATTCGGCTGGGCGACCTACCACTACGGTCGCTGGACACGCGAAGACGCTAACGGCTGGATGTGGATTCCAGGTGGCGAATGGGGTCCCTCTTGGGTCGTATGGCGGCAGACGAACGACGCCATCGGCTGGGCCGCTCTGCCACCCAGCGCCACTTTCGTGAATGACCGCTTGTCGCTTGATGCCAACGCCATCGACAACGACGGCTTCGTGAAGAGCTGGGCCTTCGTCAATCCGCGCTATTTCGCGCGCATCCAGATGACGCGGTTCTTGCGGCCCGTTAGCTGGAATTCGGATCTCGTGGATCGCTCGCAACCGCGTCTTGGCTATGAGCGCGATGCCGACACCGGACACATTCTCAATCGTGGAATTCCACCCGATGAAGTCGAGAAGTTGGCAGGCCTTCCCGTGCCGCGCACCACGGTGACGCCTGTCGACGATCCAAGGGCCATCGAGAGCGCGCGTGCGCATCAGCTCGATATCCGCAAAGGCGAGGTAAAAATTTACCGGCCAGCGAGCAAGCGTGTCGAACAGGCGTTGAAGAAGCCCAGTGGATCGAAGAAGCGCGCTGAGGGTGGTACTGCTAGCAGCAAGACCTCACGTGCGGAAGAAGCCAAGACCACTAGCGCATCCAAGTCGGCAGCCCCGCAGGCCGACAAGGCCGCCGCTCAAGCTGGGGCCGAAAAATCCGAGCAGGCGGCTTCAGTCAAAAAGAAGACTGAACCGTCGCCAACGTCCTCGGCGACAGCAACCGCCAAAGACAAAGCGGATGAGCCAAAGGAGGCGAGTTCCGCAAAGTCATCCGAGGCTTCTGGATCGGCAACCGCAACCGGCTCCATTCCCGCCAGCAAACGGCGTTGGGATGCCTCCGGCCCCTCCGGCGCACCGGCTCCTGCGACCTCCGAGCAACCCTCGTCCGGCGATCCGTGA
- the meaB gene encoding methylmalonyl Co-A mutase-associated GTPase MeaB: protein MSTHDTPPANTAPRSRLAAGDIEPLVASLRGGERRAIAQVITELERLSSAAPDLLKALQPYLGHALVVGFTGPPGAGKSTLVNAVIDHLRKHGRTVGVIAVDPSSPISGGAILGDRIRMTAALDDDGVFVRSLASRGYLGGLSPAAVRIIDALDGAGYDIILLETVGTGQNEIDVAEVADIRIVISAPGLGDDIQAMKSGLLEIADIMVVNKGDRPGAEQTMQQLLGALSIRATISDKVPVLKTAAISGEGVPKLVEAIDQISTTVTAKGPQDRRRRRARYLIARAAADLVAARIKRGGTSGLDPLADAVLAGTLSPDDAARKILRETE, encoded by the coding sequence ATGAGCACGCACGATACACCGCCGGCCAACACGGCCCCCAGATCCCGGCTTGCTGCCGGTGACATCGAACCGCTGGTTGCGAGCCTGCGTGGCGGTGAACGGCGGGCGATCGCGCAAGTTATAACCGAGCTGGAGCGCCTGTCGTCGGCAGCGCCTGATCTGCTCAAGGCCCTGCAGCCCTACTTGGGTCACGCGCTCGTCGTGGGCTTTACCGGTCCGCCAGGCGCGGGCAAGTCTACACTCGTCAATGCCGTCATCGATCACTTGCGCAAACACGGCCGCACCGTTGGCGTGATCGCCGTCGATCCGTCGAGCCCGATCTCAGGTGGCGCCATCCTGGGCGACCGCATTCGCATGACCGCAGCACTGGACGACGACGGCGTGTTCGTGCGCTCGCTCGCCTCACGGGGATATCTTGGCGGTCTTTCTCCGGCAGCCGTACGCATCATCGACGCGCTGGACGGTGCGGGCTACGACATCATCCTTCTTGAAACCGTCGGCACCGGCCAGAATGAGATCGACGTCGCCGAAGTGGCGGACATCCGCATCGTCATTTCCGCACCCGGACTTGGCGACGACATCCAGGCGATGAAGTCGGGATTGCTGGAGATCGCCGACATTATGGTGGTCAACAAGGGAGATAGGCCCGGCGCGGAGCAGACCATGCAGCAGCTGCTTGGCGCGTTGTCCATTCGCGCCACCATCTCCGACAAAGTTCCGGTTCTCAAGACGGCCGCGATCTCTGGCGAGGGCGTGCCCAAACTGGTCGAAGCCATCGATCAAATCTCAACGACGGTCACAGCGAAGGGACCACAGGACCGGCGTCGGCGGCGCGCGCGCTATCTTATCGCGCGGGCGGCAGCCGATCTCGTTGCCGCGCGTATCAAGAGGGGCGGGACGAGCGGGCTCGATCCGTTGGCCGACGCGGTCCTTGCGGGCACCCTTTCGCCCGACGATGCCGCACGCAAAATTCTGCGCGAAACCGAATAA
- a CDS encoding CDGSH iron-sulfur domain-containing protein — MSDEAVCVQKSPYQVELQEGKDYWYCRCGRSKSQPFCDGSHKGTSFEPMKFTADRTGTFNLCGCKATDDEPFCDGTHNVL, encoded by the coding sequence ATGTCGGACGAAGCCGTTTGCGTGCAAAAGAGCCCCTATCAGGTCGAACTGCAAGAGGGCAAGGACTACTGGTATTGCCGCTGCGGGCGGTCCAAGTCGCAACCCTTCTGCGATGGATCGCACAAGGGAACGTCATTTGAGCCGATGAAGTTCACCGCGGATCGCACGGGTACGTTCAATCTATGCGGTTGCAAAGCGACAGATGATGAGCCGTTCTGCGACGGCACTCACAACGTCCTTTGA
- a CDS encoding amino acid permease yields MEGLFRRKPLVGNGEGNPHESVHGLKRVLSALDLTLLGIGAIIGTGIFVLTGHAAAVQSGPAVIVSYLVAGFACAFAALAYAELAAMVGGCGSAYGYSYAAFGELIAWIIGWDLILEYGVSVAAVANGWSGYFNNALTAIGVGLPEAFTKGPFGEGGGGYVNLPAVIIILILMGLLIIGVKETARINAAAVAIKLLAVAIFVGVAVFNVDAQNWSPFMPNGWFAYSDGRPVGILAGASIVFFAYVGFDAVSTAVEEARNPQRDVPIGIISALAFCTIVYIIVSALMTGIVPYTTLNVSSPASEALLQIGHSTAAGLVASGVIFGLTTVMLVLYYGLTRIVVAISRDGLIPSYFSVVNPRTHTPVRTTVLTGVIMAIMAGFLPLGVLAELVNIGTLAAFVLVCCGVIILRRSHPEMERPFRIPFGQLSAAVGAILCAALIAFLPWETHVRFVLWLLAGMMIYFTYSKRHSKLAQSAA; encoded by the coding sequence ATGGAAGGTCTTTTTCGCCGTAAGCCTCTTGTTGGGAATGGTGAGGGCAACCCTCATGAAAGTGTCCACGGTCTGAAAAGGGTGTTGTCGGCGCTGGATCTCACCCTGCTTGGCATCGGCGCGATTATCGGCACGGGTATCTTCGTGCTGACAGGACATGCCGCCGCTGTGCAATCGGGCCCTGCGGTTATCGTTTCCTATCTCGTTGCTGGGTTTGCATGTGCCTTCGCGGCGCTCGCCTATGCGGAGCTTGCCGCCATGGTCGGCGGCTGCGGCAGCGCTTACGGCTATTCGTATGCGGCGTTCGGCGAACTGATAGCCTGGATCATCGGCTGGGATCTCATTCTTGAATATGGCGTGTCGGTCGCCGCAGTGGCCAACGGCTGGTCGGGCTATTTCAACAACGCATTGACGGCGATCGGTGTCGGTCTTCCGGAAGCCTTCACGAAAGGCCCGTTTGGGGAGGGCGGTGGTGGCTACGTCAATCTTCCAGCCGTGATCATCATCCTGATCCTGATGGGGCTGCTCATCATCGGCGTGAAGGAAACGGCGCGCATCAATGCGGCCGCGGTGGCAATCAAGCTTCTGGCTGTCGCGATTTTCGTTGGCGTTGCCGTGTTCAACGTCGATGCTCAAAACTGGTCGCCGTTCATGCCGAATGGTTGGTTTGCATATTCGGATGGCAGACCCGTCGGCATCCTCGCGGGCGCATCCATCGTCTTCTTCGCCTATGTCGGATTCGACGCCGTTTCCACCGCTGTTGAGGAAGCGCGCAATCCGCAACGCGACGTTCCGATCGGCATCATTTCGGCTCTCGCATTTTGCACCATCGTCTACATCATCGTGTCGGCACTGATGACAGGCATCGTACCCTACACGACCCTCAACGTCTCTTCGCCCGCCTCTGAAGCGCTCTTGCAGATCGGGCACAGCACGGCCGCGGGATTGGTCGCGAGCGGTGTGATCTTCGGTCTGACGACGGTGATGTTGGTTCTCTATTACGGACTGACACGCATAGTTGTCGCAATTTCACGCGACGGTCTGATCCCGAGCTACTTTTCAGTTGTCAATCCGCGCACTCACACACCGGTTCGTACCACCGTGCTGACGGGCGTCATCATGGCGATCATGGCCGGGTTCTTGCCACTCGGCGTCCTTGCCGAACTCGTGAACATCGGGACGCTCGCTGCGTTTGTGCTGGTTTGTTGCGGTGTGATTATTCTGCGCCGCTCTCACCCGGAGATGGAACGGCCTTTCAGAATACCATTTGGTCAACTGTCTGCTGCCGTGGGGGCGATCCTGTGCGCGGCGCTGATCGCGTTTCTGCCGTGGGAGACCCACGTTCGCTTCGTGCTGTGGCTACTGGCCGGTATGATGATTTACTTCACCTATTCCAAGCGACACAGCAAACTCGCGCAGTCGGCGGCTTGA
- a CDS encoding branched-chain amino acid ABC transporter substrate-binding protein, which translates to MADDPIRIAVVGPVTGAARLTTRAIEAGARRAIGELSATGSQRFTLITEDDGCDPQTATTKAHGLIAAGVDLVLGHPCTKAAIAAAEVYAQSSVVFIATHTRHPALTANGRRASIFRLCGRDDGQGRDAARILLGLSGDKPIAIVNDRTLYAKTIAEAAERVVRAAKAQMITATVIAGQKEYPRLVSKIKDASIVFYAGFPLEAGFITSELLSAGSGARIIASDAVATRELPASFPQITSKIDVLMRADDETDETLARAAVEIFTHAYVRAYGPVRDQWMSDAATRSALAAGILAKAGPHASTSGPIAFDAAGDADVTSYKLMQWDGKNWVPARRSF; encoded by the coding sequence ATGGCCGACGACCCCATCCGCATCGCCGTGGTGGGGCCTGTAACGGGCGCGGCACGCCTTACAACACGCGCGATCGAGGCAGGCGCACGTCGCGCCATCGGCGAGCTCTCGGCTACAGGGTCGCAACGCTTCACGCTGATTACCGAGGATGACGGCTGCGATCCCCAAACTGCAACGACCAAAGCCCACGGGCTCATTGCTGCCGGGGTCGACCTCGTTTTGGGGCATCCATGCACAAAGGCGGCCATCGCCGCGGCAGAGGTCTATGCACAGTCCAGTGTCGTTTTCATCGCCACGCATACGCGCCATCCGGCACTGACGGCGAATGGCCGCCGCGCTTCGATCTTCCGGCTGTGTGGCCGCGACGACGGACAAGGACGGGACGCGGCACGCATTCTCCTGGGACTGTCAGGTGACAAACCGATTGCCATCGTGAACGATCGCACGCTTTACGCCAAAACCATCGCTGAAGCGGCTGAGCGCGTTGTGCGCGCTGCCAAGGCACAGATGATCACCGCGACCGTCATCGCTGGGCAGAAGGAATATCCTCGCCTCGTTTCAAAAATCAAAGACGCGAGCATTGTGTTCTACGCGGGCTTCCCGCTTGAAGCTGGCTTCATTACCAGCGAACTCCTGAGCGCTGGATCTGGCGCGCGCATCATTGCCTCCGACGCCGTCGCCACCCGCGAGTTACCTGCATCGTTTCCTCAGATCACATCAAAGATCGATGTACTGATGCGTGCTGACGATGAAACCGATGAGACGCTGGCGCGCGCCGCTGTGGAGATCTTCACACACGCCTATGTGCGTGCATACGGGCCAGTGCGCGATCAATGGATGTCCGATGCAGCGACACGAAGCGCACTCGCGGCAGGTATCCTTGCCAAGGCGGGCCCGCATGCAAGCACGTCAGGACCGATCGCATTCGACGCCGCGGGTGATGCGGACGTAACATCCTACAAACTGATGCAATGGGATGGAAAAAATTGGGTGCCGGCCAGACGCTCGTTCTGA
- the purB gene encoding adenylosuccinate lyase, whose product MIPRYSRVEMTRIWEPASRFRIWFEIEAHAAAAMAEIGIIPKEAAATIWDKGSQAEFSVARIDEIESVTKHDVIAFLTHLAEHVGPQARFVHQGMTSSDVLDTCLNVQLVRAADLLIADIDRLLAALKTRAFEHKDTITIGRSHGIHAEPTTFGVKLASAYAEFARCRERMLNARKEVATCAISGAVGTFANIDPRVEEYVADKLGLVAEPVSTQIIPRDRHAMYFATLGVVASCMERLAIEIRHLQRTEVLEAEEYFSPGQKGSSAMPHKRNPVLTENLTGLARMVRAYALPAMENVALWHERDISHSSVERMIGPDATVTLDFALNRLAGVIEKLVVYPANMKKNLDKLGGLHNSQRVLLALTQAGASREDAYALVQRNAMKTWEHGADFLTELKSDKDVTAKVSAADLEKMFDLGYHTKHVDTIFKRVFG is encoded by the coding sequence ATGATCCCTCGATATTCGCGCGTTGAAATGACTCGTATTTGGGAACCGGCCTCGCGCTTTCGAATTTGGTTCGAAATCGAGGCACACGCAGCCGCGGCCATGGCGGAGATCGGAATAATCCCCAAAGAAGCAGCTGCAACAATCTGGGACAAGGGGTCGCAGGCCGAGTTCTCCGTGGCGCGGATCGACGAAATCGAATCAGTCACCAAGCACGACGTCATTGCCTTCCTTACACATCTGGCCGAGCATGTGGGGCCTCAGGCGCGATTCGTTCACCAGGGCATGACCTCCTCCGACGTGCTGGACACCTGCCTCAACGTGCAGCTTGTGCGTGCCGCCGATCTCCTCATCGCAGACATCGACCGCCTGCTCGCAGCATTGAAAACGCGCGCCTTCGAGCACAAGGACACGATCACCATCGGCCGAAGCCATGGCATTCACGCCGAACCAACGACCTTCGGCGTCAAGCTCGCATCCGCGTATGCCGAGTTTGCGCGCTGCCGCGAGCGCATGCTTAACGCGCGTAAGGAAGTGGCAACCTGCGCGATCTCTGGCGCCGTCGGCACCTTCGCCAACATCGATCCGCGCGTGGAGGAGTACGTCGCCGACAAGCTCGGGCTAGTGGCAGAGCCGGTGTCGACGCAGATCATTCCGCGTGATCGGCACGCGATGTATTTCGCGACACTCGGCGTCGTCGCCTCATGCATGGAGCGTCTGGCGATCGAGATCCGTCACCTGCAGCGCACCGAAGTGTTGGAAGCGGAGGAATATTTCTCGCCGGGGCAGAAGGGCTCCTCGGCGATGCCGCACAAACGCAATCCCGTGTTAACGGAAAACCTCACCGGCCTGGCCCGCATGGTGCGCGCCTATGCGCTACCCGCCATGGAAAACGTCGCGCTCTGGCATGAGCGCGATATCTCCCATTCCTCCGTCGAACGTATGATCGGCCCCGACGCGACGGTGACGCTCGATTTCGCATTGAACAGACTGGCTGGCGTGATCGAGAAGCTCGTCGTCTATCCCGCAAACATGAAGAAGAACCTCGACAAGCTCGGCGGATTGCACAACTCGCAACGCGTTCTCCTGGCTCTGACCCAAGCTGGGGCCTCGCGCGAGGACGCCTATGCGCTGGTCCAGCGGAACGCCATGAAGACCTGGGAGCATGGCGCCGACTTTCTCACCGAGCTCAAGTCGGACAAGGATGTCACGGCAAAAGTATCTGCCGCAGACCTCGAAAAGATGTTTGATCTGGGTTATCACACCAAACACGTCGACACGATTTTCAAGCGCGTATTCGGGTAG
- a CDS encoding chloride channel protein has product MFLSGAIVVALVAVGFAQLADLAQEVFNHALKHWMWLPLIVTPISFAVLAYITRRWYPAAQGSGIPQVIAARASKDQAHRFSLLDWRMAIAKIVMTSVAILTGASVGREGPSVQIGASIMFAIAGFARLGRADGLVLAGSAAGVAAAFNAPLAGIVFAIEEVAKSFTGRVNELVLGSVIVAGGVSWLLLGNYSYFGGGSARVISGFDWLAVLVCAIIGGALGGLFSRTMIAIVFHPPEWVAKLKRHPIYFAAICGLVVAILSIATNGYASGSGYTETRSGLYFGITIPWYYGLAKMVATLLSAVSGIPGGLFSPSLAAGAGIGSMVAEVLTFVEPRNVLLLMMAGYFAGVVQSPLTAAVIVIEMTSDRAMVIPLLATALLASSVSRVISRRPLYHALSLTFAQKPATRKP; this is encoded by the coding sequence GTGTTCCTCTCCGGTGCAATCGTGGTGGCGCTCGTCGCGGTAGGATTTGCGCAGCTGGCAGACCTTGCGCAGGAGGTCTTCAACCACGCTCTCAAACATTGGATGTGGTTGCCGCTAATCGTTACCCCGATCAGCTTCGCCGTGCTGGCCTACATAACGCGGCGGTGGTATCCCGCCGCCCAGGGCAGCGGTATTCCGCAGGTCATTGCTGCCCGCGCCAGCAAGGATCAGGCTCATCGCTTCAGCTTGCTCGATTGGCGCATGGCGATTGCAAAAATCGTCATGACATCGGTGGCGATCCTTACCGGCGCCTCGGTTGGCCGCGAAGGCCCCAGCGTGCAGATCGGCGCTTCCATCATGTTTGCCATCGCGGGTTTTGCCCGACTTGGACGCGCCGATGGACTTGTGCTTGCCGGTTCCGCCGCAGGCGTCGCTGCCGCCTTCAATGCGCCGTTGGCGGGTATCGTGTTCGCCATCGAGGAAGTCGCAAAATCCTTCACCGGCCGGGTGAACGAGCTCGTGCTTGGATCGGTTATCGTCGCAGGCGGCGTCAGCTGGCTCCTGCTTGGCAACTATTCCTATTTCGGTGGCGGGTCCGCCCGCGTGATCAGCGGGTTCGATTGGCTTGCCGTTCTTGTGTGCGCCATCATCGGCGGAGCACTCGGCGGTCTGTTCAGCCGCACCATGATCGCGATCGTCTTTCATCCACCCGAATGGGTGGCCAAGCTCAAGCGACATCCAATCTATTTTGCAGCGATCTGCGGTCTCGTCGTCGCCATCCTCAGCATCGCAACCAACGGCTATGCTTCCGGCAGCGGCTACACGGAAACCCGGTCGGGGCTCTACTTCGGCATCACTATTCCCTGGTATTACGGACTGGCAAAAATGGTAGCCACGCTGCTGTCCGCCGTCAGCGGCATACCAGGTGGCCTGTTCTCGCCGTCGCTCGCAGCAGGCGCTGGAATTGGCTCAATGGTGGCCGAGGTTTTGACGTTCGTTGAGCCTCGCAACGTCCTGCTGCTGATGATGGCCGGATACTTTGCTGGCGTCGTTCAGTCACCGCTTACCGCCGCCGTGATCGTAATCGAAATGACAAGCGACCGCGCCATGGTCATTCCGCTGCTCGCAACGGCCCTGCTGGCGTCCAGCGTCTCGCGCGTAATCAGCCGACGCCCACTCTATCACGCCTTGTCGTTGACGTTCGCTCAGAAGCCCGCAACACGTAAGCCTTAA
- a CDS encoding FKBP-type peptidyl-prolyl cis-trans isomerase: MRTITIPAALFAAISLGACDGQKSEPSASDAASSHAEQASQPQSTGIDMSNAKTTASGLQIIDTQEGTGDAPKTGQTCVMHYTGWLYKDGAKGAKFDSSVDRGKPFAFTIGVGQVIKGWDEGVASMKVGGKRTLIIPPQLGYGARGAGGVIPPNATLIFDVELLDLKDDD, translated from the coding sequence ATGCGAACCATCACAATTCCAGCTGCACTTTTCGCCGCCATCTCGCTCGGTGCGTGTGATGGTCAGAAATCGGAGCCCTCAGCATCGGACGCTGCGTCGTCACACGCTGAGCAGGCGAGCCAACCCCAATCGACAGGAATAGACATGTCCAACGCCAAGACCACTGCTTCTGGCCTTCAGATCATCGATACCCAGGAAGGCACAGGCGACGCGCCTAAGACCGGCCAGACCTGCGTGATGCACTATACGGGATGGCTGTATAAAGACGGCGCCAAGGGCGCCAAATTCGACTCGTCCGTTGACCGCGGCAAGCCATTCGCCTTCACCATCGGCGTCGGTCAAGTGATCAAGGGCTGGGACGAAGGCGTTGCTTCCATGAAGGTCGGCGGCAAGCGCACGCTGATCATCCCGCCTCAACTGGGTTATGGCGCGCGCGGCGCTGGCGGCGTCATTCCGCCGAATGCCACACTGATTTTCGACGTGGAATTGCTCGACCTCAAGGACGACGACTGA
- a CDS encoding polymer-forming cytoskeletal protein, with translation MSRLNRAHGEAAPNPSHYQPLSFPRGLSIEGAISYPGAITIACTVDGDVSCSELVITERGVVNGSVRAENVVVLGEVNGEIYANTLTMKAASSVVGDIFHKKLALEDGCYFEGRSRRHSAPLLLGA, from the coding sequence ATGTCTAGATTGAACCGCGCGCACGGCGAAGCCGCGCCAAATCCGTCCCATTACCAGCCCCTGAGCTTTCCACGGGGGCTGTCGATCGAAGGCGCCATCAGCTATCCCGGCGCAATCACGATCGCTTGCACCGTCGATGGCGATGTCAGCTGTTCCGAGCTCGTGATCACCGAGCGTGGGGTCGTCAACGGAAGCGTCCGCGCTGAAAACGTCGTTGTGCTTGGCGAGGTTAACGGAGAGATCTACGCGAACACACTCACGATGAAGGCCGCCAGCAGTGTGGTCGGGGACATCTTCCATAAGAAACTGGCGTTGGAGGACGGGTGCTATTTCGAAGGACGCTCCCGGCGTCATTCAGCTCCCCTGCTGCTCGGCGCTTAG